A genomic region of Microbacterium schleiferi contains the following coding sequences:
- the lexA gene encoding transcriptional repressor LexA, whose product MNEEPSRERTGTRRRRSLSEKQLAILEVIQRAIARNGYPPSMREIGDAVGLKSLSSVTHQLNQLELSGYLRRDAGKTRAMEVLIDLPGMAAENPADISPSVGDAAMVPLVGRIAAGVPITADQQIEEIFPLPRQLVGKGDLFMLRVSGESMIDAAICDGDWVVVRSQPTADNGDIVAAMLDGEATVKAFRQRDGHTWLLPRNSAFEPILGDDATVLGKVVAVLRAV is encoded by the coding sequence ATGAACGAGGAGCCGTCACGGGAGCGCACGGGCACACGGCGGCGGCGCAGCCTCAGCGAGAAACAGCTCGCCATTCTCGAAGTGATCCAGCGGGCGATCGCCCGAAACGGCTATCCGCCGAGCATGCGAGAGATCGGCGACGCCGTCGGACTCAAGAGCCTCTCGAGTGTCACCCATCAGCTCAACCAGCTCGAGCTCAGCGGATACCTCCGGCGTGACGCGGGCAAGACGCGCGCGATGGAAGTACTGATCGATCTGCCGGGCATGGCAGCCGAGAACCCGGCAGACATCTCGCCCTCGGTCGGCGATGCCGCGATGGTCCCGCTCGTGGGGCGCATCGCCGCGGGCGTGCCGATCACTGCCGATCAGCAGATCGAGGAGATCTTCCCCCTGCCGCGACAGCTCGTGGGCAAGGGTGACCTGTTCATGCTGCGCGTGAGCGGCGAGTCGATGATCGATGCAGCCATCTGCGACGGGGACTGGGTCGTGGTGCGATCACAGCCGACGGCCGACAACGGCGACATCGTCGCGGCGATGCTCGACGGCGAAGCGACAGTCAAGGCCTTCCGTCAGCGAGACGGCCACACGTGGCTCCTCCCCCGCAACTCGGCTTTCGAGCCCATCCTCGGCGACGACGCGACGGTCCTCGGCAAGGTCGTCGCCGTTCTGCGGGCCGTCTAG
- a CDS encoding LysM peptidoglycan-binding domain-containing protein: protein MTTIALGPLTTATSSVRRADTRQPATRLRLTARGRAVLTAVAALPAVLVILGAIWGGGAALASLEPAAPAGTFETVTVSSGDSLWSIAEEIAPDADPRDVVSDIARLNGLTGSVVSAGQRLAIPAVYSQ from the coding sequence ATGACGACGATTGCTCTCGGCCCCCTGACCACGGCGACCTCATCGGTTCGGCGCGCGGATACGCGGCAGCCGGCGACCCGCCTTCGCTTGACCGCCCGCGGACGAGCAGTGCTGACCGCTGTTGCCGCTCTTCCCGCTGTTCTGGTCATCCTCGGTGCGATCTGGGGAGGCGGCGCAGCGCTCGCCTCCCTGGAGCCTGCTGCGCCCGCCGGCACCTTCGAGACCGTCACCGTGTCGTCGGGGGACTCCCTCTGGTCCATCGCGGAGGAGATCGCACCGGATGCCGATCCCCGTGATGTCGTGTCCGACATCGCCCGCCTGAACGGCTTGACCGGAAGCGTTGTGAGCGCGGGGCAGCGACTCGCGATTCCCGCCGTATACAGTCAGTGA
- a CDS encoding histidinol-phosphate transaminase translates to MGRVTIRLDDLPLRDDLRGLQPYGAPQAPLPVALNVNENTHPVPREVADDILDAVGRALGEINRYPDREFRELRAAFADYLRHGLVADQIWAANGSNEVLQHVLQAFGGPGRRALGFAPTYSMYPLLTRATGAEWVSGSRGADYTLDAESAVEQISAVDPDIVFLCAPNNPTGTPLSLDVIEAAYEATRGIVIVDEAYFEFAPRTAPSALALLPGRERLLVSRTMSKAFAFAGARVGYLAADPAVIDALRLVRLPYHLSSLTQAAAIAALAHAPVMLQMVDEIIAQRDRISATVEALGYRAYESWTNFVLFSGVDDPGRTWQQLYDRGILVRDIGIPRSLRVSAGTAEETTAFLEALASIDSRA, encoded by the coding sequence ATGGGACGGGTGACGATCCGCCTCGATGATCTCCCGCTCCGCGACGACCTCCGGGGTCTCCAGCCCTACGGTGCGCCCCAGGCACCGCTGCCGGTCGCCTTGAACGTCAACGAGAACACGCACCCGGTTCCGCGGGAGGTGGCGGACGACATCCTGGATGCGGTAGGCCGAGCTCTCGGCGAAATCAACCGCTACCCCGACCGCGAGTTCCGGGAGCTTCGCGCCGCATTTGCCGACTATCTTCGGCACGGCCTTGTCGCCGATCAGATCTGGGCGGCGAACGGTTCCAACGAGGTGCTCCAGCATGTGCTCCAGGCCTTTGGCGGCCCCGGGCGTCGAGCGCTCGGTTTTGCGCCCACCTACTCGATGTACCCGCTCTTGACGCGGGCAACCGGTGCCGAGTGGGTGTCGGGAAGCCGCGGCGCGGACTACACCCTCGATGCTGAGTCTGCGGTCGAGCAGATCAGCGCCGTCGATCCCGACATCGTCTTCCTGTGCGCACCCAACAATCCGACGGGCACGCCCCTGAGCCTCGACGTGATCGAGGCCGCGTATGAGGCGACGCGCGGGATCGTCATCGTCGATGAGGCGTACTTCGAGTTCGCGCCGCGCACAGCGCCGTCGGCACTTGCTCTGCTGCCGGGCCGCGAACGGCTGCTCGTATCGCGGACCATGAGCAAGGCGTTCGCGTTCGCGGGGGCGCGAGTGGGCTACCTCGCTGCCGATCCTGCCGTCATCGATGCGCTCCGTCTGGTGCGCCTGCCGTACCACCTCAGTTCGCTCACCCAGGCTGCGGCGATCGCAGCGCTCGCGCACGCTCCAGTCATGCTCCAGATGGTCGATGAGATCATCGCGCAACGCGACCGGATTTCAGCGACCGTCGAGGCGCTTGGCTACCGCGCGTACGAGTCGTGGACGAACTTCGTTCTCTTCAGCGGGGTCGATGATCCCGGCCGCACGTGGCAGCAGCTCTACGACCGCGGGATCCTCGTGCGCGACATCGGAATCCCGCGCAGTTTGCGTGTGTCGGCGGGAACCGCCGAGGAAACCACCGCGTTTCTCGAAGCGCTCGCGTCGATAGACTCTCGCGCATGA
- the hisB gene encoding imidazoleglycerol-phosphate dehydratase HisB, with protein MSSSRTATLTRATSESRVEVSLDLDGTGASTIDTGVPFYDHMLTAFAKHSLTDLTIRAEGDVEIDAHHTVEDVAIVLGDAIREALGDKSGISRYGDALVPLDEALAQAVVDISGRPYLVHDGEPDGFALHLIAGHFTGSLVRHTFEAISYHAGLTVHLRVLAGRDPHHIAEAEYKAFARAFRQAKALDPLVRGIPSTKGAL; from the coding sequence ATGAGCAGCAGCCGCACCGCAACTCTCACGCGCGCCACGAGTGAGTCGCGCGTCGAGGTGAGTCTCGACCTCGACGGTACCGGTGCCAGCACCATCGACACCGGCGTCCCGTTCTACGACCACATGCTCACCGCGTTCGCCAAGCACTCGCTGACCGACCTGACGATCCGGGCCGAAGGCGACGTCGAGATCGACGCGCACCACACCGTCGAGGACGTCGCGATTGTCCTCGGTGACGCGATCCGCGAAGCACTCGGCGACAAGTCGGGTATCTCACGGTACGGCGATGCGCTCGTTCCCCTCGACGAGGCCTTGGCGCAGGCTGTCGTCGACATCAGCGGGCGCCCGTACCTCGTGCACGACGGTGAACCCGACGGGTTCGCGCTGCACCTGATCGCCGGTCACTTCACGGGCTCGCTCGTGCGGCACACCTTTGAGGCGATCAGCTATCACGCCGGGTTGACGGTCCACCTTCGCGTTCTTGCCGGACGTGACCCGCACCACATCGCGGAAGCCGAGTACAAGGCCTTCGCGCGCGCGTTCCGCCAGGCGAAAGCCCTCGACCCCCTCGTGCGCGGAATCCCGAGCACGAAGGGTGCCCTGTGA